One genomic region from Xiphophorus couchianus chromosome 21, X_couchianus-1.0, whole genome shotgun sequence encodes:
- the tnfsf10 gene encoding tumor necrosis factor ligand superfamily member 10 isoform X1, whose protein sequence is MTGSGPKLGVLLLVAVLLQTVVVTITVLHFTSALNSMKETFARSSVSCLTGSDLQSITAVRGDPCWQVTQQLHLLIEKSLSQRYQRRISSAVRDEVSRVLPSLVMEDRASPRPKVAAHVTGSFVPKLERDGGDAVPAGRRVQGQKISWWEGQKGLAFLQDVKLLDGELVVSQPGLYYVYAQTYFRHTHSLEENGEEAEDRGKPLLQYVYKKVNSSFLIWQQYRCISRISCFLKVPLSCKIHFFMVLYFHFGAPPTSLQAPALQWLLEKEIIFLSAAVHSMC, encoded by the exons ATGACGGGCTCCGGTCCGAAGCTGGGCGTCCTGCTGCTTGTGGCGGTTCTGCTGCAGACGGTGGTCGTTACCATCACGGTGCTGCACTTCACCTCGGCTCTGAACTCG ATGAAAGAGACGTTCGCCAGGAGCAGCGTTTCCTGTCTGACAGGCTCTGACCTGCAGAGCATCACTGCTGTACGAGGAGATCCATGCTGGCAGGTGACCCAGCAGCTTCACCTGCTCATCGAAAAG TCTCTGTCTCAGCGCTACCAGAGGCGGATTTCATCAGCCGTGAGAg ATGAAGTGTCCCGTGTTTTGCCCTCACTAGTGATGGAGGACAGGGCTTCACCTCGCCCCAAAGTTGCCGCTCATGTCACGGGAAGTTTTGTGCCCAAACTGGAGCGAGACGGAGGAG ATGCAGTTCCTGCAGGGCGACGCGTTCAGGGCCAGAAGATTTCTTGGTGGGAGGGTCAGAAGGGCCTGGCCTTCCTGCAGGACGTCAAGCTGCTGGATGGGGAGCTGGTGGTGTCGCAGCCTGGCCTCTACTACGTCTACGCCCAGACGTACTTCAGGCACACCCATTCTCTGGAGGAGAACGGCGAGGAGGCGGAGGATCGGGGGAAACCCCTGCTGCAGTACGTCTACAAAAAGGTGAACTCCTCTTTTTTAATTTGGCAGCAGTACCGCTGCATTTCACGCATCAGCTGCTTCTTAAAGGTCCCACTAtcatgcaaaattcactttttcatGGTTCTGTACTTCCATTTTGGAGCTCCACCCACTTCATTACAAGCTCCCGCTCTACAATGGCTCCtggaaaaggaaattattttcttatcagCTGCAGTACACAGTATGTGTTGA
- the tnfsf10 gene encoding tumor necrosis factor ligand superfamily member 10 isoform X2: MTGSGPKLGVLLLVAVLLQTVVVTITVLHFTSALNSMKETFARSSVSCLTGSDLQSITAVRGDPCWQVTQQLHLLIEKSLSQRYQRRISSAVRDEVSRVLPSLVMEDRASPRPKVAAHVTGSFVPKLERDGGDAVPAGRRVQGQKISWWEGQKGLAFLQDVKLLDGELVVSQPGLYYVYAQTYFRHTHSLEENGEEAEDRGKPLLQYVYKKVHSYPVPILLMKTSRTSCWSRGSDFSLHSAHQGGLFPLTTGDHLFVTVTNASAVDMDEKSSFFGAFLIS; the protein is encoded by the exons ATGACGGGCTCCGGTCCGAAGCTGGGCGTCCTGCTGCTTGTGGCGGTTCTGCTGCAGACGGTGGTCGTTACCATCACGGTGCTGCACTTCACCTCGGCTCTGAACTCG ATGAAAGAGACGTTCGCCAGGAGCAGCGTTTCCTGTCTGACAGGCTCTGACCTGCAGAGCATCACTGCTGTACGAGGAGATCCATGCTGGCAGGTGACCCAGCAGCTTCACCTGCTCATCGAAAAG TCTCTGTCTCAGCGCTACCAGAGGCGGATTTCATCAGCCGTGAGAg ATGAAGTGTCCCGTGTTTTGCCCTCACTAGTGATGGAGGACAGGGCTTCACCTCGCCCCAAAGTTGCCGCTCATGTCACGGGAAGTTTTGTGCCCAAACTGGAGCGAGACGGAGGAG ATGCAGTTCCTGCAGGGCGACGCGTTCAGGGCCAGAAGATTTCTTGGTGGGAGGGTCAGAAGGGCCTGGCCTTCCTGCAGGACGTCAAGCTGCTGGATGGGGAGCTGGTGGTGTCGCAGCCTGGCCTCTACTACGTCTACGCCCAGACGTACTTCAGGCACACCCATTCTCTGGAGGAGAACGGCGAGGAGGCGGAGGATCGGGGGAAACCCCTGCTGCAGTACGTCTACAAAAAG GTGCACTCCTACCCGGTTCCCATCCTGCTGATGAAGACCAGCCGGACCTCCTGCTGGTCCCGCGGTTCCGACTTCTCTCTGCACTCCGCCCACCAGGGGGGGCTGTTCCCGCTCACCACCGGCGACCACCTGTTCGTGACTGTGACCAACGCCTCTGCTGTGGACATGGACGAGAAGAGCAGCTTCTTCGGAGCGTTTCTCATCAGTTAG